TCCTTAGATCCTGAAACTCTTCAAGCAAGCGGGCCCTGATTGATGCTAGAGAACTTTGAAGTATTTGAGGTTGAACTGAGTACTCCAAATTTGATTGTGATCCCCCTGGGATCGACGCTGCAATTTCACTACAGCAACGTCCAGGTTGAATCCAACAAGGTATTAAGACTTTTCAACTCACCAGAAATTAAGAATGTGATCATCGACTTTTCAAAAGTTGATTATCTAGATTCAGTCATCATCAACTCAATCATTCGTTACCTGCAGCAGGCCAGACAGACTGGGGGACAGGCCGTCTGCTGCAATGCCTCTGAGAATATGCAAAACATTCTCAAGTGCATCAGAGTAGGGACTCTCTGGCCGTTATTTGATACCCGGGAAGAAGCCATCGACTCCATCACCACAAATTCATAAATCTCTGATTTCTATTTTTTAGACGAAGAGCATGCACCCGGTTTAAGGGGCAAGGTCACTGTTGTGATCATGACAAGTTATTGAGGAAATTATCAGGTATGTACTGGACGCGACTTTTACTGATTTTAATTTTGACTTCCCACCATGCGTGCCCTCTGCATGCCGATGAGGCAGCACCAGTCGCCAGATGGGATTTCTCGACGGAAGAATCGACTTCCTTATCCACGCATGGCAACGTGACCCGCGATCAAGCCGGTCCTGTTCCGCCTGAGTTTCCAGACTTCACAAAAGATAACACGGCGGTCCACCTTGATGGTAAGGGGGCATACATTGCAGTCCAAGATCCCGGGGACAAGAGTATTTTCGACTTCACTAATGGCGATACCATTACAGTTGAAGCTTGGGTTAAGGTTGAGAAAATTCGAAATGGACAGCCGATGTATGTCATCGGGAAAGGACGGACTCACTCTCCGCATGTTGCGCCTGACAATCAGAACTGGGCACTGCGCGTGGTTGGTGCCGGAGATGCTGTGAAACTCGGCTTCTTATTCGCAACACCTGCCTCTCCCGGTTCCAAAGGCCCCAACTGGCATCGCTGGACATCAAAATCAGGATTTGCCGTAGTAACCGGCTGGCATCATATCGCGGTGACTTATCGATTTGGTCAACCCGATTCCATTCAAGGCTGGATTGACGGTCGACCCACTGACGGCATATGGGATCTGCAGGGGGCAACCAAAGCGGCTCCCGTAGTTGATAACGATCAGATCTGGATCGGATCATCCATGGGCGGCAATACCAGCAACAGCTTTAACGGCTGGCTGGATACGATTGCAGTCTATCGAACCAGATTAAGTAACAAGGTCATCGCATCTCATTTCCATCGACTCGGCGGCCCGCGCACCGTGGGACCTGCGCCCGAAATCATGCCCGAGATTTCCGATGTTCCACTGGGGCAGGTTCTGGTCACATTTTCCGAAAGCATGCCCGCCTCTGATCGCTGGTTGAATGAAGGCGAGAAATGGCCAAAGGAAACGTCCCGCTGGCTGGGGAATGAATTTCTGCTCCCGCGAATTCCATTGCGTTATGATGCCTGGGGCATTCGATCCAGCTGGAAAGCGCCGCTGCTGGTTCGCATGGCTGCGGATATGGAACTGGAGCCAGGAAAACATCGGCTCTTACTGAGAGCTCGTGCTCTGGGGCGATTATGGATTGACGGTAAGGTTGTGGCACGCACAAAAGCGCTCACATATCGTCCTCCCAATGGTGAAGAACCAATCACGCCGCTGGCTGAGCCCCCGTTGCACGGTGTCCGAGTGAAGGGGTATCGGATGCAGGAAGTCTTTGGAGAGATAACAATCCCTGATAATGATGATGGCAAAACCCAGCTCTGTCGCGTGGTGCTGGAACTGGTAACGGGTGGAAAGAACCTGCGCACTGAAACAGGTGAAGTCTGCGTGGCAATCCAGACGACCGACGGAAAATCCTATGCAGTCATTCGACCTCAGCATCAGGATGCGCTTCCCCTAACAGACGCCGCCGTTAATCCCGTGCTGTCACAAATCGAGGCTGCGATCTCTCAACTGGAAGACGAGACCAGACTGAAGGCGGCTGCGGGTCAGGATGACTTCTGGCAGACACGACATGCTGCCGCCCGAGCATGGACGTCACAACACCCTGCTCCGGAAATTCCCACTGTTGCGGATTCTGCGATCAACCACCCGATTGATCGTTTCCTGGCCAGCAAGATCGATAAAGCACTCTTAGAATCTTCGGCCACCGATCGCAGTCAGGCAGAACACTTTCACAAAACAATTCTGCCACTCCTGCAAGAGAATTGCTTCCGCTGCCATGGAGACAAAGATAAAGGCGGATTAAGACTGAACACCAGAGAGAATGCATTGAAGGCAGGCGATTCCGAAATCCCGGCGATTGTTCCCGGTGATATTTCAGCCAGTGAGCTAGTGGAGCGCATTCGAGCACAAGACGAAAGCATTCGTATGCCTCCGACTGGAAAAGGCCTGAGCAAGCAACAGATCGCAGAACTGGAGAAGTGGATTCAACAGGGAGCGATCTGGCCTGCCGTTCCACTGGAGGCCTCCGAAGTGGCGCTGGCCCCCGTCATCAACGACGAAGCATTTCTGCGTAGGATTTATCTCGATACCGTGGGAGTCCCGCCGACCTTGGCTGAAGTTCGGCAGTTTCTGGAAGATTCCGATCCGGACAAACGCAACCAACTGATTGACCGGCTGCTGGAAGACGACCGCCTTGCTGACCATTGGGTCAGTTATTGGATGGATTTACTGGCTGAGAATCCTACCTTACTAAATGCCTCGCTGAACAGCACAGGCCCCTTTCGCTGGTTTCTGTATGATGCCTTACGCGATAATAAATCATTCGACAGAATCGTGACGGAACTTTTACTGATGCGCGGCAGTCCGCATGAAGGTGGCAGCGCCGGTTTTGCAATTGCTGCAGAAAATGATTCGCCTTTTGCTGCCAAAGGGCATATCATCGCGTCCGCATTTCTGGGAATCGAACTTCAGTGTGCACGCTGCCACGACTCCCCCTATCACAGCACGACTCAGCGCGATTTATTCTCACTGGCTGCGATGCTGAACCGTAAACCTCTGACGGTCCCCTCGACAAGCCGCGTGCCTGATGCATTCTTTGAAAAGAAAGCCAGAGAGTCTCTGATTCAGGTCACTTTGAAGCCGGACGAAACGATTCAGCCAGACTGGCCGTTTGCTAGTGTTACTGGAGCCGTTGATGGTCCGAAAATTGATAAGCTCATGTACAACCCGCAGGACACGCGGGAACGGTTAGCTGCGTTGATCACTGCACCGGAAAACAAACGTTTTGCCAATGTGGTCGTCAATCGTTTGTGGAAACAGCTAATCGGGACAGGAATGGTGGAGCCAGTTTATGACTGGGAAGGCCGCAAACCAAGTCATCCCAAGATGCTGGACTGGCTGTCACACCAGTTTATCACTCATGACTATGATCTGAACCACGTCATTCGCCTGATTGTTACTTCTCAAGTTTACCAGCGAGAAGCGACTGGAAACAACGGGACGAAACCTGAAGCGCTGCGGTTCTTTACTGCTCCTGAGAAACGCCGACTGACTGCGGAACAGATTGTTGATGCCATGCATACCGCGACCGGAAAACAGTTGGACGTTGAAGAACTTACCTTTGTGCACGATGGTCAACGCGATGTCAGCAATCGTCTGTCATTGGGACGCCCCAGCCGTGCCTGGATGTTTGCGGATTTAAAGAATGAGCGAGACCGGCCGAGCCTCTCTCTGCCTTATGCCCGTACCGTCACTGATGTTCTGGAGGCGTTCGGCTGGACTGGATCTCGTCAGAAACCGATCATGCATCGCGAAACGGAGCCGAATGTACTGCAACCGGGAGTATTGGCGAACGGTACTCTTTCCATGAACCTCATTCGTGTGTCAGATCAAAGTGAGTTGGCCCAGTTGGCTGTCGACAGCAGGAAGTCTGAGGAAATCATTGAAGCGTTATATCTTCGTTTTCTGTGTCGTCACCCGAACCAGGAAGAACTGAATACATTCAGTAACGCATTGGCTCAAGGGTTTGATTCCCGTCTGCTGCCGGCAGACGAAATCGTGCCTGTTCAAGAACCATCTCCCTTACCGCAGGTGACCTGGTTTAACCACTTGCGACCGGAAGCTAATACTATCCAGCAGAAGGTGGAGCGACGTGTCCGTAAGGGGCCACCAGCCGATCCCCGTTTAAGTCCCGTATGGCGGGAAGTTTATGAAGACATTATCTGGAGTCTGATGAATCATCGGGAATTTGTCTGGGTTCCTTAGCGATCTCTATTCATTTTCTCGACCTGTGAGATGTTTCTGAGTATTATTTCTTGATTTAACTGACCTCAAATACGGCATTACGAGATGCAATCATGAAAAATCAATGTGCGGTACCCTCTTTCAATCGACGCGAGTGCCTGGCCGCGGGAGTGGCATTAGCGGGCGGACTGGCGACCTCAAAATTCAGTCTGGGTGAAACCTCATCAAAACTGATTCGCGGCAAAGCCGAGCATGTGATTTCGATCTGGCTTGGCGGGGGGATGGCACAGATTGACACCTTTGATCCCAAGCGAAAAGGAAACCCCAAGGCCAGGAAGGCGGGAGCCTACTACGACTCGATCGATACCGCAGTGCCGGATGTGCAGCTTTGTGAGCATCTCAAGAAGCTGGCTCCCCTGATGGATCGTGTTACGGCTGTGCGAACGGTCAATCATGAATCGATCGACGAACATGCTGCCGCCACAAATCGCATGCACACCGGTCGCCCTATTAGTGGTACTGTCACCTATCCCTCGCTTGGTTCGTTGGTAACCCACGAACGAGGCGCGGTCTCTGACGACGCTCCTCCTTATGTCTTAATCGGTTATCCGAATGTGACACGTGGTCCAGGCTTTCTGGGGGCCGGCCATGGCTATCTCTATTTGACCAATACCAATGAAGGTCCGGCAGGATTGTCTCGACCAGATCATATCACATCTGACCGACAGGCGCGACGAGAATCATTCCTGGCTGTTTTACAGAAACAAGGAAAAGCAGCCAGCGAACAGAAAGTACGCGACTATGAAGCCGCTATTCAACAAAGTATGAAGCTGAGTGGGCCGGAATTTAATCAGGCCTTTCAACTGGATAAAGAGCCAGCAGAACTACGAACAAGGTACGGTGGAGAATTTGGTCAGCGCTGTCTGTTAAGCCGCCGGCTTGTGGAACGAGGTGTTCGATTCATTGAAGTCTCGCATAACCTGAACTTTCTAAACGGGGCTGGCTGGGATGTGCATTACGAGGGGATTTTGCAGCAGCACAAACTGATCCAGGAAATGGATACAGCAGTCGCAACCTTGATTTCCGATCTCGAACAGAAAAAACTCCTGGATAAGACTCTGATCGTCATCACGACGGAATTTGGTCGTCCACCGGAATTTGACAGTGGCGGAGGACGGGGACATCAGGGAACCGCATTCAGCTGTGTTCTCGCCGGCGGCGGTCTGGCACACCGTGGCGCGTGGGGAGTGACCGACGAGCTTTCCAAGAAAATCGTCGAAAACCCAGTGGGCCTCCCAGATTTCTTTGCCACGATTCTCGCCTCTCTGGGGATCGACTACACGAAGAATCTCTATGCCAACGATAGACCCATTCCCATTACAGATGGCGGTGTACCTGTCAAAGAACTATTCGCATAAAACCGGGTACTCACAAGTTGGTGAACCGTTTGGAGTCAAGGTTCGGCTGAATAATTTGCCGCCATGGTCTCTGAGGGGATGGCTTAAGACATGCAGAATTATTGATTTAAATCGACACTCGCTCTTGCCGGAGCTTGTATGGCAGTGCTATAAATGATTTTCTTAGCAAACGATATAAATTAAAGCAATCCATGTTTAATGTTGCTAATTAATCCCTCCTTCTATCCCACCAGAACGCATCGTTTCAAAGGACACTTACAATGAAATTGATCTCAACCCGCCGAGGATTCACACTCATTGAACTACTGGTCGTCATTGCGATTATTGCTATTTTGATCGCACTCCTGTTACCCGCTGTCCAGCAGGCGCGCGAAGCGGCCCGCCGCAGTACCTGCAAAAACAACATGAAGCAGATTGGTCTCGCGCTACACAATTACCATGATGTCTACAGTACGTTTCCTGTCGGGGCATTGCCGGGGAACCGTCCGAACTGGCGCGTGGGAATTCTGCCGGCGATCGACCAGGCACCACTTTTTAATCAGTTGTCGATTTCTGGCCACTGGGCTTCCGGCTGCAATTCGTCCAGCAGCTATGGTCAGCAGGCGACGGGGACTAACCTGGTACTCGTCGGATTGAAAATTCCGGTGTTTCAGTGTCCATCCAACCCGCTCGATCCCAATAATCCTTCGGGGAGCATGTGTAATTACGACAAGCTGCAGTGCCACGATTATGTCGGCATCAGCGGAGCCACCCCCGACCCTGCTCCGACCCCTCGCACCAATGTCTGCTCGACCGGCGCCAGCTATGGTGTTTACTGCAATAACGGCATTCTTGTCCCCGGTAAAAACTATCGCTTCCGTGATATTACTGACGGTGCCTCGAATACAATGATCGTGGGAGAACAGTCGGGGAGTGTAGGAACGAATGACTGGCGAACCAATTATCATGGTGGCTGGCGAGGCTGGTCTTCCTCAGGAGATGTTGCAACAAGAACGGGGGCCCATCATGTCGGTGGTGTTACCACGATCGCCTTCCAAATCAATGCTAAATCAGGTCAGTCCGGCGGAAATACAGTACCCCGTTCTAACAGTGCCTACTCCGGAAATACGGTTCTGAATTCGCATCATACCGGGGGTATTCACATGCTGCTGGCTGACGGGGGCGTCCGCTTCATTTCGGAAAATATTGACTTCCTGACATTGCGTCAGCTCTGTGCCCGCGATGACGGCCAGGTTGTGGGTGAATTCTAAACGCGCTACGTCTGCGATTCATTCTATCTGATCTACCAGTCCTACTCTTCTTAAAGGCGCTGCAGTCGACTTTTGCCTGTTGACTGCGAAGCTCCCGGAGCTTTCCTGATGAAACTGTCAACCTACCCATTCTGTTTATTCCTTGGTTCCGTCCTGCTCCTGAGCGGGTGTGGCGGGACAGATACACCTCCTGCCGGGGAAGTGACCGGTAAAGTGACCCTGGAGGGGGAAGCTTTGCAGGAAGGCGTCGTATCTTTCTACTCTGCGAAACTGGGTAGTGGAGGTTCGGCCGAGATCACTACCGAGGGAACTTACACCCTCAGCGAACCCCTGCAGACCGGTCAGTATGCGGTTACCGTGTTGCCTCCGCCGGAACCACCGCCGCAGGATCTGGTTCCCCAGGATGTCAAAGTGGATGATGCGAAATTTCCCGCCCGCTATCGCGATCCTCAGAAAAGTAATCTTACCCTGGAGATTGTCGAAGGCGATAACATCTTCGATATCGACATGAAGAAGTAACAGTGCCCTGCTCCGGTCGGCACCTTCCGACTGCTGCGGGGTTCCGCGATTCCACGTGCGACTGCAGACAGCGAAACCGGTCTGCGGTCGCTTTTTTTGGGCATGTCACTCCCGGCGATCGGGGCGTGCTATTTTTCACGACATTCCAGACATTTTTGCGCGAGTTCTCACCCTTGGGAAAAGCCCAGTCCCTTAACGAAACCACCGCACTTTGCAGTTCTGGCAGAGTCATATCTAAGACGTCGACGCTGATCACGTCGAAAATGTTCTTTGTCAGCCAGCCTCGGGCCGTAGATCGAGGGACGCCACGTTGAAGCGCGATATCAATATTGCTGATGGATCGAACAAGTTCTTTTAGCCGATGATCATAGCTGCGTTGCTTGCGCGTGTTTTTGTACATAGCCTGATTCTTGTGAATCAGGACAACTGTGGGAAGGGATCATCGATATTTTACGACGTGGGAGTCGAAAACTCGCGCAAAAATGTCCGGAATGTCATGACAAACAGCACGGCTGTTCTTCTGCCAGTCCGCGCCAGCTCCGTGCCCGCGCGATCACGCCGCGCGTCCGGAGCTCCTCATCGATATCCCGGCCCTGCGACACACGTACCGCCTGCTTGCGGCTCATTTGCCTGCCTGCACAAATACAGGTTGTACCGAAGGTCTGTTCCATACAGCCCGGCTGGCCCACCAATGCCCAGCTGGCCCGGCCCATATCACTCGGAATCCGTATCGACTGACCAATCTCCTGATACTGCTCTGGAACCTCCGGATGCCCCGCCGGAAAGGTCCTCGTGGCCCCCTTCCGATGCACCCAGACCTGCTTTCTGCTCCCATCAACGGTGTGTTCTTCCAGCTTCGCAATATTGAGGGCGATATCATAGATGAGTGTCATTCCCAGCTCCTGCCAGGAAAAGCCGAACACGGTCTCAAAAACTTCCCGCGCCTGATGCATCAACAGCTGCCGATTACACCACGCATAATTGGTGGCCGCTTGCATCGCGCCCAGATAATGTTCTCCCTCAGGGCTCAATACAGGCGCATAGGTCAACTGACGATCGGGCAGGTGAATGCCATATTTCTGGGGCACAACGCGCAATGCTTTCAGGGCATCGTCACAAATCTGGTAACCCAGCCCCCGGAAGCCGGAATGTATCATGACATTTACTATTTGCATGTCTACTAATTGCGCTTCCAGAAAATGATTGCCCGATCCCAGAGTTCCGCACTGCTCTACACCCCGTAGCAGAGCCCGCTCACTGACCAGTTCCGGCCGCGCACCGGACAGACAGCCATGTGCTTCCGTATGCGCGATGTCATGCTCTGTCACCATTCCACGTTGTTCTTTGAACCAGGCTGGACCGTGCTCCATCATCTGACACAGTTCCTGATTGCTGAAATGGTACTTCCCGGTTCGCCCCACTCCACAGGGCACCCGCTGGAACAGTTCTTCGATCAGGGCAGGCAGATACGGTTTCACATCCTCATGGAAAAGGTTCGAACGAATCAGCCGCACACCACAGTTGATGTCATAGCCCACCCCGCCGGGTGAAATCACGCCTCCTTCTTCGGGATCAGTGGCACAGACACCACCGATGGTAAAGCCATACCCCCCAGTGAATGTCAGGCATCGCCAGGCTGGCCATCTGAATCCCCGGCAAGAAGGCCACATTCGCCACCTGTTCGGGAGCCTGGTCATGCTGCACCAGATCAATCAAGGCATCGCTCACATAGATACGTCCCTCAACCCGCATCCCCTGCTTATAACTTCGTGGGATACGCCAGCAATAATCATTGATCCGTTCCAGTGGACCGGTAAAATCACCCTGCGACATGCGATTCTCCCTGCTCAGATATCAATAATAAATCGAGCCTGCCAGCCTTCTGCAGTCTGCTGGACAGACAACTGGTGATAGGTAATCGCTTTCACTTCATGTGCCAGCCGGTGACGGTCTGCTTGAAAGGTTTCTCCCTGGGCCGAAACAGTGATTCCCTCGTAGTGAAACTGGACATCAAATTCACAGAACAGCAGCTGGCTGGTTTCGAAACGAAACAGCAGCTCATCCAGCCAGTCAAACAGCAGATAGTCCAGTTCGGTGCCGCTGACAGAGAGCGTCACTTCCTGTGCAGGACGAACCGTCGCCGGATCATCTACCAGGATTGAAAGAGGCCCCGTGCCGCCTCAGCAAACAGGGCTTCCCGGCTCTCAGCACTGACATCCAGTCCGATATCCGCAGTATGTTCAAAAGAAGAATACATACCAGTCTCATTATTTGACAGTATCTCAAAAAGTACAGTCCCCCTAAGGTGGGCGACTTAAAGAATATTCAGAAGCAGGAAATAGATTCTGCCACAGCGAACTCCTGTGTGTAGGCCCATCACTGACAGTACGTTGATCGGACCGTAACATGCACGGTTTAACTAACGTTTTTTGATTGAGTCGCTCAACGTGTTAAATGCCCTGGTGCGTTTCTAAATCAGCAGTCACTTAATGTAAGCATCAAGTGGTAATGATACCACTTCTTGAAGTTTTCTTAGCGGCTGGTATCATATCCAAATGTGATATGGCCCCTTTATGGATGCAGATCAAAATAAAAAAACAGCTCCTTTTGTCGTATCTGTGCCAGGTCAGCATTATACCAGAACTGGTTCGTACAGGTGATTTTAAGTAGTATGAGAGAGATAAATGCTGGAATTCTTGAGTGCCGTTTCAATTCTACTCGCGCTGCTCAATCCTTTCCTGGTCATTGTCTACCTCTTTGATGTAGTCAAAACTCTCGACAGGAAGCGGTTCTACCACG
Above is a genomic segment from Gimesia sp. containing:
- a CDS encoding archease, whose translation is MYSSFEHTADIGLDVSAESREALFAEAARGLFQSW
- a CDS encoding DUF1553 domain-containing protein, which codes for MYWTRLLLILILTSHHACPLHADEAAPVARWDFSTEESTSLSTHGNVTRDQAGPVPPEFPDFTKDNTAVHLDGKGAYIAVQDPGDKSIFDFTNGDTITVEAWVKVEKIRNGQPMYVIGKGRTHSPHVAPDNQNWALRVVGAGDAVKLGFLFATPASPGSKGPNWHRWTSKSGFAVVTGWHHIAVTYRFGQPDSIQGWIDGRPTDGIWDLQGATKAAPVVDNDQIWIGSSMGGNTSNSFNGWLDTIAVYRTRLSNKVIASHFHRLGGPRTVGPAPEIMPEISDVPLGQVLVTFSESMPASDRWLNEGEKWPKETSRWLGNEFLLPRIPLRYDAWGIRSSWKAPLLVRMAADMELEPGKHRLLLRARALGRLWIDGKVVARTKALTYRPPNGEEPITPLAEPPLHGVRVKGYRMQEVFGEITIPDNDDGKTQLCRVVLELVTGGKNLRTETGEVCVAIQTTDGKSYAVIRPQHQDALPLTDAAVNPVLSQIEAAISQLEDETRLKAAAGQDDFWQTRHAAARAWTSQHPAPEIPTVADSAINHPIDRFLASKIDKALLESSATDRSQAEHFHKTILPLLQENCFRCHGDKDKGGLRLNTRENALKAGDSEIPAIVPGDISASELVERIRAQDESIRMPPTGKGLSKQQIAELEKWIQQGAIWPAVPLEASEVALAPVINDEAFLRRIYLDTVGVPPTLAEVRQFLEDSDPDKRNQLIDRLLEDDRLADHWVSYWMDLLAENPTLLNASLNSTGPFRWFLYDALRDNKSFDRIVTELLLMRGSPHEGGSAGFAIAAENDSPFAAKGHIIASAFLGIELQCARCHDSPYHSTTQRDLFSLAAMLNRKPLTVPSTSRVPDAFFEKKARESLIQVTLKPDETIQPDWPFASVTGAVDGPKIDKLMYNPQDTRERLAALITAPENKRFANVVVNRLWKQLIGTGMVEPVYDWEGRKPSHPKMLDWLSHQFITHDYDLNHVIRLIVTSQVYQREATGNNGTKPEALRFFTAPEKRRLTAEQIVDAMHTATGKQLDVEELTFVHDGQRDVSNRLSLGRPSRAWMFADLKNERDRPSLSLPYARTVTDVLEAFGWTGSRQKPIMHRETEPNVLQPGVLANGTLSMNLIRVSDQSELAQLAVDSRKSEEIIEALYLRFLCRHPNQEELNTFSNALAQGFDSRLLPADEIVPVQEPSPLPQVTWFNHLRPEANTIQQKVERRVRKGPPADPRLSPVWREVYEDIIWSLMNHREFVWVP
- a CDS encoding DUF1501 domain-containing protein is translated as MKNQCAVPSFNRRECLAAGVALAGGLATSKFSLGETSSKLIRGKAEHVISIWLGGGMAQIDTFDPKRKGNPKARKAGAYYDSIDTAVPDVQLCEHLKKLAPLMDRVTAVRTVNHESIDEHAAATNRMHTGRPISGTVTYPSLGSLVTHERGAVSDDAPPYVLIGYPNVTRGPGFLGAGHGYLYLTNTNEGPAGLSRPDHITSDRQARRESFLAVLQKQGKAASEQKVRDYEAAIQQSMKLSGPEFNQAFQLDKEPAELRTRYGGEFGQRCLLSRRLVERGVRFIEVSHNLNFLNGAGWDVHYEGILQQHKLIQEMDTAVATLISDLEQKKLLDKTLIVITTEFGRPPEFDSGGGRGHQGTAFSCVLAGGGLAHRGAWGVTDELSKKIVENPVGLPDFFATILASLGIDYTKNLYANDRPIPITDGGVPVKELFA
- a CDS encoding STAS domain-containing protein — encoded protein: MLENFEVFEVELSTPNLIVIPLGSTLQFHYSNVQVESNKVLRLFNSPEIKNVIIDFSKVDYLDSVIINSIIRYLQQARQTGGQAVCCNASENMQNILKCIRVGTLWPLFDTREEAIDSITTNS
- a CDS encoding archease, encoding MTLSVSGTELDYLLFDWLDELLFRFETSQLLFCEFDVQFHYEGITVSAQGETFQADRHRLAHEVKAITYHQLSVQQTAEGWQARFIIDI
- a CDS encoding DUF1559 domain-containing protein — protein: MKLISTRRGFTLIELLVVIAIIAILIALLLPAVQQAREAARRSTCKNNMKQIGLALHNYHDVYSTFPVGALPGNRPNWRVGILPAIDQAPLFNQLSISGHWASGCNSSSSYGQQATGTNLVLVGLKIPVFQCPSNPLDPNNPSGSMCNYDKLQCHDYVGISGATPDPAPTPRTNVCSTGASYGVYCNNGILVPGKNYRFRDITDGASNTMIVGEQSGSVGTNDWRTNYHGGWRGWSSSGDVATRTGAHHVGGVTTIAFQINAKSGQSGGNTVPRSNSAYSGNTVLNSHHTGGIHMLLADGGVRFISENIDFLTLRQLCARDDGQVVGEF
- a CDS encoding RtcB family protein, whose amino-acid sequence is MISPGGVGYDINCGVRLIRSNLFHEDVKPYLPALIEELFQRVPCGVGRTGKYHFSNQELCQMMEHGPAWFKEQRGMVTEHDIAHTEAHGCLSGARPELVSERALLRGVEQCGTLGSGNHFLEAQLVDMQIVNVMIHSGFRGLGYQICDDALKALRVVPQKYGIHLPDRQLTYAPVLSPEGEHYLGAMQAATNYAWCNRQLLMHQAREVFETVFGFSWQELGMTLIYDIALNIAKLEEHTVDGSRKQVWVHRKGATRTFPAGHPEVPEQYQEIGQSIRIPSDMGRASWALVGQPGCMEQTFGTTCICAGRQMSRKQAVRVSQGRDIDEELRTRGVIARARSWRGLAEEQPCCLS